A genomic stretch from Mycobacterium malmoense includes:
- a CDS encoding ArsI/CadI family heavy metal resistance metalloenzyme, which produces MSRVQLALNVDDLDAAILFYSRLFNAEPAKVKPGYANFAIADPPLKLVLLENGGQGGTLNHLGVEVDSSDAVHAEIDRLTRAEIFTDEEIGTTCCFATQDKAWVTGPGGQRWEIYTVLTDSDTFGAGTDQSASSCC; this is translated from the coding sequence GTGTCGCGTGTGCAGCTCGCCCTGAATGTCGACGACCTCGATGCCGCAATCTTGTTCTATTCCAGGCTGTTTAATGCCGAACCCGCCAAGGTCAAGCCCGGCTACGCCAACTTCGCGATCGCCGATCCGCCGTTGAAGCTGGTCCTGCTGGAAAACGGCGGACAGGGCGGCACCCTCAACCACCTGGGCGTGGAGGTCGACTCCAGCGACGCCGTGCACGCCGAAATCGACCGGCTGACCCGTGCTGAGATATTCACCGACGAGGAGATCGGCACCACGTGCTGTTTTGCCACCCAGGACAAAGCCTGGGTGACCGGACCCGGCGGCCAGCGCTGGGAGATCTATACCGTGCTGACCGACTCCGACACCTTTGGCGCCGGCACCGACCAGAGCGCATCGTCGTGCTGCTGA
- a CDS encoding Rv2640c family ArsR-like transcriptional regulator, whose product MPKALPVIDTTAPVCCAPVASGPMSDEDALQIALRLRALADPVRVKIVSYLFSSTAGEEISGKLAAVLDLSESTVSHHLSQLRKAGLVISDRRGMNVFHRVRPDALQALCAALDPGCCTSAPLPGDP is encoded by the coding sequence ATGCCCAAAGCGTTGCCGGTGATCGACACCACCGCGCCGGTCTGTTGCGCGCCGGTGGCGTCAGGTCCGATGAGTGATGAGGACGCGTTGCAGATCGCGTTGCGCCTGAGGGCGTTGGCCGATCCGGTGCGTGTCAAGATCGTGTCGTATCTGTTCAGTTCCACTGCGGGTGAGGAGATCTCCGGGAAACTCGCCGCGGTGCTGGACTTAAGTGAGTCGACAGTCAGTCACCATTTGAGTCAGCTGCGCAAGGCCGGCCTGGTGATCTCGGATCGGCGCGGGATGAACGTGTTCCATCGGGTCCGCCCGGATGCGTTGCAAGCGTTGTGCGCCGCGCTTGACCCTGGCTGCTGTACGTCGGCACCCTTACCTGGCGATCCTTGA
- a CDS encoding FAD-dependent oxidoreductase, with amino-acid sequence MAREISRQAFLHGAIGALAAGTVFGSGRASADPNTSGWGGLSTAISGQVILPDNGQFGAAKQVFNTNYNGSTPAVIVTPTSAADVQKAMAFAAAHHLKVAPRSGGHSYIGASTANGTMVLDLRQLPGGINYDAASGQVTVTPATGLYAIHQALAAAGRGIPTGTCPSVGAAGHALGGGLGAQSRHAGLLCDQLTSASVVLPSGQAVTASAANNPDLFWALRGGGGGNFGVTTSLTFATFPTKDVDVVDLNFPAQSFAQVLVGWQNWLRTADRNSWALADSTTDAMGTHCRIMATCPAGSGNSVAAAIISAVGMQPTGTENHTFNYLDLVRYLAVNNLNPSPLGYVGGSDVFPTVNAAVAQGIASAVNAFPRGAGRMLAIMHALDGALATVAPGATAFPWRRQSALVQWYVETSGSPAAATSWLNTAHQAVQPYSVGGYVNYIEANQPASRYFGANLSRLTAVRQKYDPGRIMFSGLNF; translated from the coding sequence TTGGCGCGTGAGATCTCGCGGCAGGCGTTTTTGCACGGTGCCATCGGAGCGTTGGCTGCTGGGACGGTTTTCGGGTCGGGCCGAGCCAGCGCCGACCCGAATACCTCCGGCTGGGGCGGTCTTTCCACCGCTATCAGCGGGCAAGTGATACTCCCGGATAACGGGCAATTCGGCGCGGCCAAACAGGTTTTCAACACCAACTACAACGGCTCGACGCCGGCGGTGATCGTCACGCCGACGTCGGCGGCGGACGTGCAAAAGGCGATGGCATTCGCCGCCGCCCACCACCTCAAGGTGGCTCCGCGCAGTGGTGGACACTCCTATATAGGCGCATCCACGGCAAACGGAACCATGGTGCTCGACCTGCGTCAGCTGCCCGGGGGCATCAATTACGACGCCGCCAGCGGGCAGGTCACGGTGACGCCCGCCACCGGCTTGTATGCGATTCACCAGGCACTGGCCGCGGCCGGCCGGGGCATCCCGACGGGTACCTGCCCGTCGGTCGGCGCCGCGGGGCACGCCCTCGGCGGGGGGCTGGGCGCCCAGTCCCGGCACGCCGGGCTGCTCTGCGACCAATTGACCTCGGCGTCGGTGGTGCTGCCCAGCGGCCAGGCCGTCACCGCGTCCGCCGCCAACAATCCCGACCTGTTCTGGGCGCTCCGCGGCGGCGGTGGCGGCAACTTCGGGGTGACAACCTCGCTGACCTTTGCCACGTTCCCGACCAAGGACGTCGACGTCGTGGACCTCAATTTCCCAGCGCAGTCGTTCGCGCAGGTCCTGGTCGGTTGGCAGAATTGGCTGCGCACCGCCGACCGAAACAGCTGGGCGCTGGCAGACAGCACCACCGACGCGATGGGCACGCACTGCCGGATCATGGCGACCTGCCCGGCCGGGTCGGGTAACAGCGTGGCGGCCGCCATCATCTCGGCCGTGGGAATGCAACCGACCGGCACCGAGAACCACACGTTCAACTACCTGGACCTGGTGAGATATCTGGCCGTCAACAACCTCAATCCGTCGCCGCTCGGATATGTCGGCGGATCCGATGTCTTCCCCACCGTCAACGCGGCCGTCGCCCAGGGAATCGCCTCGGCCGTCAACGCCTTTCCCCGCGGCGCGGGCCGCATGTTGGCGATCATGCACGCCCTCGACGGCGCCCTCGCCACCGTGGCACCGGGGGCCACGGCCTTTCCGTGGCGTCGGCAGTCCGCGCTGGTGCAGTGGTACGTCGAAACATCGGGTTCCCCGGCGGCAGCGACCAGCTGGCTCAACACGGCACACCAAGCGGTGCAACCGTATTCGGTCGGCGGCTACGTGAACTATATCGAGGCGAACCAACCGGCTTCGCGGTACTTCGGCGCGAACCTATCTCGGCTGACCGCCGTACGGCAGAAGTACGATCCCGGCCGGATCATGTTCTCGGGCCTGAACTTTTGA
- a CDS encoding enoyl-CoA hydratase, with product MAQSDPVLFRIDNHVAVITVNAPDRRNALTDEMSARLRDAVERAEADPAVHAVVVTGAGKAFCAGADLSALSAAGGGEAESRLQRIYDGFMAVSNCRLPTIAAVNGAAVGAGLNLALAADVRIAGPAALFDARFQKLGLHPGGGATWMLQRAVGPQVARAALLFGMRFDAESAVRHGLALSVADDPVVAALELAAGPGAAPREVVLATKATMRATASPGSLDSEQHAFAMRTELGPQVYSIQSPEFAAKLAAAQRRQHS from the coding sequence GTGGCCCAATCCGATCCGGTCCTGTTCAGGATCGACAACCATGTCGCGGTCATCACCGTCAACGCCCCCGATCGGCGCAACGCCCTCACCGACGAAATGTCGGCGCGGCTACGGGACGCCGTGGAGCGGGCCGAAGCCGACCCTGCTGTGCACGCCGTCGTCGTCACGGGCGCGGGCAAGGCGTTTTGCGCCGGCGCCGACCTCAGCGCCCTGAGCGCCGCGGGAGGCGGAGAGGCGGAGTCGAGACTGCAACGGATCTACGACGGCTTCATGGCCGTGAGCAATTGCCGGTTGCCCACGATCGCCGCCGTCAATGGCGCGGCCGTCGGCGCGGGCCTGAACCTGGCGTTGGCCGCCGACGTGCGCATCGCCGGACCGGCCGCATTGTTCGACGCCCGCTTCCAAAAGTTGGGGCTACATCCCGGCGGGGGTGCGACGTGGATGCTGCAGCGTGCGGTGGGGCCGCAGGTGGCGCGTGCGGCTTTGTTGTTCGGCATGCGCTTCGACGCCGAATCCGCCGTGCGACACGGGTTGGCGCTCAGCGTCGCCGACGACCCCGTCGTGGCGGCCCTCGAGCTCGCCGCGGGTCCCGGGGCCGCTCCCCGCGAGGTGGTGCTGGCGACCAAAGCCACCATGCGCGCCACCGCCAGCCCGGGATCGCTGGACAGCGAGCAACACGCCTTCGCCATGCGCACGGAGCTGGGGCCGCAGGTGTACTCCATCCAATCACCAGAATTTGCAGCCAAATTGGCCGCGGCACAACGCAGGCAGCACTCCTGA
- a CDS encoding Chromate resistance protein ChrB gives MGSPRAYDIKWLLLAYRIPREPTRLRATVWRRIKALGAVYLQNSVAALPDSAAAERAMRSLRREILELGGTAQVMRADALVGASDLVDMYNGARDEEYTEIIDKCHDFLKEIENETAARHFTYAELEENDEDLSKLKGWFDKVTARDTLGASQRGDAAAALDECHGALDTFANHVYLAEDRP, from the coding sequence GTGGGATCGCCGAGGGCCTATGACATTAAATGGTTGCTGCTGGCATACCGGATCCCTCGCGAGCCCACCCGGCTGCGTGCCACCGTCTGGCGCAGGATCAAAGCGCTAGGGGCCGTCTACTTGCAGAACTCGGTCGCCGCGCTGCCGGACTCCGCCGCCGCCGAAAGGGCTATGCGCTCGTTGCGCCGCGAGATCCTCGAACTCGGCGGCACCGCGCAGGTAATGCGCGCCGATGCCCTTGTCGGTGCGAGCGATCTTGTCGACATGTATAACGGCGCCCGCGACGAGGAGTACACCGAAATCATCGACAAGTGCCACGACTTCCTCAAGGAGATCGAAAATGAAACGGCCGCAAGACATTTCACCTACGCCGAGCTAGAGGAAAACGACGAGGACCTGAGCAAGCTCAAGGGCTGGTTCGACAAAGTCACAGCACGCGATACGCTCGGCGCGTCACAACGCGGCGATGCCGCGGCCGCCCTTGACGAATGCCACGGAGCGCTCGACACGTTCGCCAACCATGTGTATCTGGCCGAGGATCGTCCATAG
- a CDS encoding MFS transporter — MSFFADFTYEASRSIIGQYLGLLGAGALAIAMVTGFGEFLGYGLRLVSGRSADRTGLYWPITIGGYILQMSVVPLLALAGSWQVAAVLIILERIGKAVRNPPRDAMLSHAAKSMGYGWGFGVHEALDQFGAMVGPLLVAVILATTQQNYKLAFAALAVPAVIMLSLLVLARLLYPRPQDLEPEFAVPHTGGYPRAFWVYLAAAALVAAGFADFPVIAYHFQQAGTVSTDKTAIFYAIAMAVSGAGSLVFGRLFDRFGIGLLVPLTVITAAYAPLAFLGGFWPALAGSCLWGLGMGVHESIIPAAVAPMVAPSRRSSAYGLFTGIYGIAWFVGSAAIGALFNVSLGAVVAFAIAAELAAVPALLLVLRNRTRELPPG; from the coding sequence ATGAGCTTTTTCGCCGACTTCACATACGAGGCCTCGCGCAGCATCATCGGCCAATACCTCGGATTGTTGGGAGCCGGCGCCCTGGCCATTGCCATGGTCACCGGCTTCGGCGAGTTTCTCGGCTATGGGCTGCGGCTAGTCTCCGGGCGAAGCGCCGATCGCACGGGGCTGTATTGGCCCATCACCATCGGCGGCTACATCCTGCAGATGTCGGTCGTTCCCCTGCTAGCGCTGGCCGGCTCTTGGCAGGTCGCCGCCGTCCTCATCATTCTCGAACGGATTGGCAAAGCCGTCCGCAACCCGCCCCGAGACGCCATGCTGTCCCATGCCGCGAAGTCGATGGGCTACGGGTGGGGATTCGGCGTGCACGAGGCGCTCGACCAATTCGGCGCTATGGTCGGCCCCCTATTGGTTGCCGTCATACTGGCGACCACCCAACAGAACTACAAGCTGGCCTTTGCCGCCCTTGCCGTACCGGCCGTGATCATGCTGTCACTCCTGGTGTTGGCCAGGTTGCTGTATCCCCGTCCCCAAGACCTCGAACCCGAATTTGCCGTCCCACACACTGGTGGATATCCGCGCGCCTTCTGGGTCTACTTGGCCGCCGCGGCGCTGGTGGCCGCCGGCTTCGCGGACTTCCCCGTCATCGCTTACCACTTTCAACAAGCCGGGACGGTCTCCACCGATAAGACCGCAATCTTCTACGCGATCGCCATGGCGGTGTCCGGCGCAGGCTCACTGGTTTTCGGCCGCCTGTTCGACCGGTTCGGGATCGGGCTGCTTGTGCCCCTCACCGTGATCACCGCGGCCTACGCGCCACTCGCCTTTTTGGGCGGTTTCTGGCCGGCACTGGCCGGATCATGCCTGTGGGGCCTTGGCATGGGAGTGCATGAATCGATCATCCCGGCCGCCGTGGCGCCCATGGTTGCGCCCAGCCGGCGGTCCTCGGCATACGGACTTTTCACCGGGATCTACGGCATCGCTTGGTTTGTCGGCAGCGCAGCCATCGGCGCTTTGTTCAACGTCTCACTGGGAGCGGTCGTCGCCTTCGCCATCGCTGCGGAATTGGCAGCCGTCCCGGCGCTACTGCTGGTCCTGCGAAACCGGACCCGCGAACTCCCGCCGGGGTGA
- a CDS encoding bile acid:sodium symporter family protein encodes MDNRYFPLVVVVVMLALGLTLTVADFRRAATLRRPLLVALICQSLLLPTLCLLIAEALHLQPNLAVGLMLMAATPGGVMANVFSHLAGGDLALNLTLTAVNAVLSIVALPVILAFSMTWFLGEGRFLPLQVDKFFGVFGLVLIPAAIGVAIRHRFPELARRLQRPVRVVAALLLVVVGVAAIAGGRTTIWNNVGVLIAAVVSFCAVSLTVGYLAPRLMRLAPRQAIAVSLEIGLHNAVVAMGIALSPQLLNNVEMATPAAVYGAIAPFIALAFVVAVRRLDPAFRELSRVSTPS; translated from the coding sequence ATGGACAACCGGTACTTTCCGTTGGTCGTCGTGGTGGTCATGCTTGCTCTTGGGCTGACGCTCACAGTCGCCGACTTCCGGCGGGCCGCCACGCTGCGGCGCCCACTGCTGGTGGCACTGATCTGTCAGTCCCTGCTCCTACCGACCCTGTGCCTGCTGATTGCCGAAGCCCTGCACCTGCAACCGAATCTGGCGGTCGGGCTGATGCTGATGGCCGCTACTCCGGGTGGGGTCATGGCGAACGTATTCAGCCATCTCGCGGGCGGGGACCTGGCGCTCAATCTCACGCTGACCGCGGTCAACGCGGTGCTATCGATCGTCGCTTTACCGGTGATACTGGCGTTTTCGATGACCTGGTTCCTTGGCGAGGGACGGTTTCTCCCTCTGCAGGTGGACAAGTTCTTCGGCGTGTTCGGGCTTGTGCTCATACCTGCCGCGATCGGCGTTGCGATACGGCATCGCTTCCCTGAGCTAGCCCGGCGACTTCAGAGACCGGTCAGAGTAGTCGCGGCACTGCTGCTGGTGGTCGTCGGCGTCGCGGCAATCGCCGGCGGCCGGACGACGATATGGAACAACGTTGGCGTGTTGATCGCGGCCGTCGTGTCCTTCTGCGCTGTCAGCCTGACGGTCGGCTACCTGGCGCCACGCTTGATGCGTCTCGCTCCGCGACAAGCCATCGCCGTCAGCTTGGAGATCGGACTGCACAACGCCGTGGTGGCGATGGGCATAGCACTGAGCCCGCAACTGCTAAATAATGTCGAAATGGCCACTCCTGCCGCAGTTTACGGGGCTATCGCGCCCTTCATTGCGTTGGCGTTCGTCGTCGCCGTGCGCCGCCTGGACCCCGCGTTCCGTGAGCTTTCCCGTGTGTCGACGCCGTCGTGA
- a CDS encoding dihydrolipoamide acetyltransferase family protein yields MSADNRVKSFRVPDLGEGLEEVTVTSWNVAVGDEVELNQTLCSVETAKAEVEIPSPYAGRIVERGGAEGDVLKVGAVLVRIDTEPAASTTNGEAAVPTLVGYGADPGIDATRRNRPLAAPPVRKLAKELSVDLSSIRHIPAGRVITREDVLAAAQDAELRPVRGVQARMAEKMTLSHREIPAAKVSIDVDCTELLRLRDLFRLAHQEITPFVLTLRMLVIALIHNEILNSMWIDSPQGPEVHIHRGIHLGIGVATKRGLLVPVITDAQNKTTRELASRTDELITGAREGTLTPAELRGSTFTVSNFGALGVDDGVPVINHPEAAILGMGAIKPRPAVADGEVVVRPTMTLTCAFDHRVADGSQAAQFVCELRDLIESPQTALLDL; encoded by the coding sequence ATGAGCGCCGACAACCGGGTCAAGTCATTTCGCGTCCCCGACCTCGGCGAGGGGCTCGAAGAGGTGACGGTGACCAGTTGGAACGTCGCCGTCGGCGACGAGGTCGAGCTCAATCAGACTTTGTGCTCGGTGGAGACGGCCAAGGCCGAGGTGGAAATCCCGAGCCCGTACGCCGGGCGGATCGTCGAAAGGGGCGGCGCCGAAGGCGATGTGCTCAAGGTTGGCGCGGTACTGGTCCGGATCGACACGGAGCCGGCGGCGTCCACGACGAACGGCGAGGCCGCTGTGCCCACGCTGGTGGGCTACGGCGCCGACCCCGGCATCGACGCCACCCGACGTAACCGCCCGTTGGCGGCCCCTCCGGTGCGCAAGCTGGCCAAGGAGCTTTCGGTTGACCTCTCTTCGATACGGCATATCCCCGCGGGCCGGGTGATCACCCGCGAGGACGTGTTGGCGGCGGCTCAGGACGCCGAGCTCCGACCCGTTCGAGGTGTGCAGGCCCGGATGGCGGAGAAGATGACGTTGTCCCACAGGGAAATCCCGGCCGCGAAGGTCAGCATCGACGTGGATTGCACCGAGTTGTTGCGGTTGCGTGACCTGTTCCGTTTGGCGCATCAGGAGATCACGCCGTTCGTGTTGACGCTGCGGATGCTCGTTATTGCGTTGATTCACAACGAAATTCTCAACTCGATGTGGATTGATTCGCCTCAGGGCCCCGAGGTGCACATCCATCGCGGCATTCACCTGGGAATCGGTGTGGCGACCAAACGCGGACTGCTGGTCCCGGTGATCACCGATGCGCAGAACAAGACTACCCGCGAATTAGCCAGCCGAACAGACGAATTGATCACCGGAGCGCGCGAGGGCACGCTGACGCCCGCCGAGTTGCGCGGCTCGACGTTCACCGTTTCGAACTTCGGTGCCCTGGGTGTCGACGACGGCGTGCCGGTGATCAACCATCCCGAGGCGGCCATCCTGGGTATGGGCGCGATCAAGCCGCGCCCGGCGGTGGCCGACGGCGAGGTCGTGGTGCGTCCGACGATGACGCTAACGTGCGCGTTCGACCACCGCGTCGCCGACGGCTCCCAAGCGGCTCAGTTCGTCTGCGAACTAAGGGATTTGATCGAATCGCCGCAGACCGCGCTATTGGACCTATAG
- the bkdB gene encoding 3-methyl-2-oxobutanoate dehydrogenase subunit beta: MTQLADRPAGSDEKLTAAVENVAFGAQSLTMVQALNRALRDAMAADDRVLVFGEDVSVAGGVFRVTDGLAETFGEERCFDTPLAESAIIGIAVGLALRGFVPVPEIQFDGFSYPAFDQVVSHLAKYRTRTRGEINMPVTVRIPSFGGIGAAEHHSDSTESYWAHTAGLKVVVPSGPSDAYWLLRHSIECPDPVMFLEPKRRYQGRGMVDTSRPEPPIGRAAVRRPGTDLTVVTYGSLVNTAVATAEEAQHQRGWSLEVIDLRSLVPLDFDTVAASIHRTGRCVVFHEAPRGLGYGAELAARVQEEMFYELEAPVLRACGFDTPYPPARLERLWLPGPDRLLDCVERALVQP; encoded by the coding sequence ATGACCCAGCTCGCTGATCGTCCGGCCGGCTCTGACGAAAAGCTCACGGCGGCAGTCGAGAACGTCGCGTTCGGCGCACAGTCGTTGACCATGGTGCAGGCGCTCAACCGCGCCCTGCGCGACGCAATGGCCGCTGACGATCGGGTCCTGGTGTTCGGCGAGGACGTTTCGGTCGCCGGCGGGGTGTTTCGGGTAACCGATGGGCTGGCCGAAACATTCGGCGAGGAAAGGTGTTTCGACACGCCGCTGGCGGAGTCCGCCATCATCGGGATTGCGGTGGGGTTGGCGCTGCGCGGCTTCGTCCCGGTTCCGGAGATCCAGTTTGACGGATTCTCTTACCCGGCTTTCGATCAGGTGGTCAGCCATCTGGCGAAGTACCGCACCCGGACCCGCGGCGAGATCAACATGCCGGTGACGGTCCGGATCCCTTCGTTCGGCGGTATCGGTGCGGCCGAACATCACTCGGACTCCACCGAGTCGTACTGGGCGCACACCGCAGGTTTGAAGGTGGTGGTGCCTTCTGGGCCGTCGGACGCATATTGGCTGCTGCGGCACTCGATCGAGTGTCCGGACCCGGTGATGTTTTTGGAGCCGAAGCGGCGCTACCAGGGTCGTGGCATGGTCGACACCAGCCGGCCCGAACCGCCCATCGGACGGGCGGCGGTGCGCCGACCCGGCACCGACCTCACGGTCGTAACCTATGGCAGCCTGGTGAACACCGCCGTGGCTACCGCGGAAGAGGCGCAACACCAACGCGGTTGGAGCCTGGAGGTCATCGATCTGCGGTCGCTGGTGCCCTTGGATTTCGATACCGTTGCCGCGTCGATCCATCGGACCGGCCGTTGTGTGGTGTTCCATGAAGCACCGCGCGGCCTGGGCTATGGCGCCGAGCTGGCCGCACGCGTCCAGGAGGAGATGTTCTACGAGCTGGAGGCACCGGTGTTGCGCGCCTGCGGTTTTGACACCCCATATCCGCCGGCACGCTTGGAACGATTGTGGCTACCGGGCCCCGACCGGCTGCTGGACTGCGTCGAGCGTGCGCTGGTGCAGCCATGA
- the pdhA gene encoding pyruvate dehydrogenase (acetyl-transferring) E1 component subunit alpha — MAEILRMPMTVDLEPVQLVAPDGTPTAEGRYGRDLPAETLCWLYEMMVVTRELDIEFVNLKCQGQLALFASCRGQEAAQVGAAACLRKTDWLFPQYRELGAYLVRGIPPGHVGAAWRGTWHGGLEFTKKCCAPMSIPIGTQTLHAVGAAMAAQRLGEDSVAVAFLGDGATSEGDVHEALNFAAVFTAPCVFYVQNNQWAISVPVSKQTAAPSIAHKAIGYGMPGIRVDGNDVLACYAVMAQAAARARAGGGPTLIEAVTYRLGPHTTSDDPTRYRTQEEVDRWAALDPIPRYRSYLHGQGLWSQRLEERVAARAKRLRAELRDAVFDAPDFDVDDVFTTVYVEITPELRAQRQRLRAELDRGGEA, encoded by the coding sequence ATGGCGGAAATCCTTCGGATGCCGATGACTGTCGACCTCGAGCCGGTGCAACTCGTCGCCCCGGATGGCACGCCGACGGCCGAAGGGCGCTACGGCCGTGACCTTCCCGCGGAGACGCTGTGCTGGCTCTACGAGATGATGGTGGTCACCCGGGAGCTGGATATCGAGTTCGTCAACCTGAAGTGCCAAGGGCAATTGGCGCTGTTCGCGTCCTGCCGTGGTCAGGAGGCCGCCCAGGTCGGCGCGGCGGCCTGCCTGCGCAAGACCGACTGGCTGTTTCCCCAATATCGCGAGCTCGGCGCCTATCTGGTGCGCGGCATTCCGCCCGGACATGTGGGCGCGGCATGGCGTGGAACCTGGCACGGTGGGCTGGAATTCACGAAGAAATGCTGCGCCCCGATGTCGATTCCGATCGGCACCCAGACCCTGCATGCCGTCGGCGCGGCGATGGCCGCGCAACGCCTTGGCGAAGATTCAGTGGCGGTGGCCTTCCTCGGCGACGGCGCCACCAGCGAGGGCGACGTGCACGAGGCGCTGAACTTCGCGGCGGTGTTTACGGCGCCCTGTGTGTTCTACGTACAGAACAACCAGTGGGCGATCTCGGTGCCGGTGTCCAAACAGACCGCCGCACCTTCGATAGCGCACAAGGCGATTGGATACGGGATGCCCGGAATCCGGGTGGACGGCAACGATGTGCTGGCGTGTTACGCGGTGATGGCCCAGGCGGCCGCCCGGGCCCGCGCCGGTGGCGGCCCGACGTTGATCGAGGCGGTCACCTACCGGCTCGGTCCGCACACCACGTCTGATGATCCGACGCGATACCGCACCCAGGAGGAAGTGGACCGCTGGGCGGCGTTGGACCCGATTCCACGCTACCGCAGTTACTTACACGGCCAGGGCCTGTGGTCGCAACGCCTGGAAGAACGGGTCGCCGCCCGGGCGAAACGCTTGCGTGCCGAACTGCGCGACGCGGTATTCGATGCGCCCGACTTCGACGTCGACGACGTGTTCACCACGGTGTACGTGGAGATCACGCCCGAATTGCGGGCGCAGCGCCAACGGCTGCGGGCCGAACTTGACCGAGGCGGGGAGGCGTGA
- a CDS encoding HpcH/HpaI aldolase/citrate lyase family protein translates to MNLRTAGPAWLFCPADRPERFAKAAAAADVVILDLEDGVAQADKPAARRALRETPLDPERIVVRINAAGTEEHARDLDALAGTAYTTVMLSKTESAGQVAALAPREVVALIETPRGAVFATDIAAAEGTVAMMWGAEDLVATLGGSSSRRSGGAYRDVARHVRSTVLLAASAFGRIALDAVHLDIRDIDGLRVEADDAVAVGFGGTVCIHPSQVPVVREAYRPSEEKLDWARRVLAAAKTERGVFAYEGQMVDSPVLKHAEMLLRRAGEPASG, encoded by the coding sequence GTGAACCTGCGTACCGCCGGCCCGGCGTGGCTGTTCTGCCCGGCCGACCGACCCGAGCGGTTTGCGAAGGCCGCCGCGGCCGCCGACGTGGTGATCCTCGACCTCGAGGACGGCGTGGCCCAAGCGGACAAGCCCGCCGCCCGTCGGGCGCTGCGGGAGACCCCGCTGGACCCCGAGCGCATTGTGGTGCGGATCAACGCGGCCGGCACCGAGGAACACGCCCGCGACCTGGATGCCCTCGCCGGCACCGCGTACACGACGGTGATGCTGTCGAAGACCGAATCGGCCGGGCAGGTTGCCGCGCTCGCGCCGCGCGAGGTTGTCGCGCTGATCGAGACGCCGCGCGGCGCGGTGTTCGCCACCGACATCGCCGCGGCCGAGGGCACCGTGGCGATGATGTGGGGTGCGGAGGACCTGGTCGCCACCCTGGGCGGCAGCTCCAGCCGGCGGTCCGGCGGCGCCTACCGGGACGTGGCCCGCCATGTGCGGTCGACGGTGCTGTTGGCGGCGTCGGCGTTCGGCCGGATCGCGCTCGACGCCGTGCATTTGGACATCCGCGACATCGACGGCCTGCGGGTGGAGGCCGACGACGCCGTCGCGGTGGGTTTCGGCGGAACCGTCTGCATCCACCCAAGTCAGGTCCCGGTGGTGCGTGAGGCCTACCGTCCCAGCGAGGAGAAGCTGGACTGGGCGCGAAGGGTATTGGCGGCGGCGAAGACCGAGCGCGGGGTGTTCGCGTACGAGGGGCAGATGGTCGACTCGCCCGTGCTCAAGCACGCGGAAATGCTGCTGCGGCGGGCGGGGGAACCCGCATCCGGGTGA
- a CDS encoding MaoC family dehydratase, whose amino-acid sequence MTDAKSVVQRGLWFEEFEIGTTYLHRPGRTVTEADNVLFTTLTMNTQSLHLDAAWAAEQPGFRGERLVNSMFTLSTLVGLSVSQLTLGTIVANLGFSEVSFPKPVFHGDTLYAETICTGKRESKSRPGEGIVTLEHTGRNQHGDVVARAVRTTLVQKRPAR is encoded by the coding sequence ATGACGGATGCCAAATCGGTCGTCCAGCGCGGCCTGTGGTTCGAGGAGTTCGAAATCGGCACGACCTACCTGCACCGGCCCGGTCGCACCGTCACCGAGGCCGACAACGTGTTGTTCACCACGCTGACGATGAACACCCAGTCGCTGCACCTCGACGCGGCATGGGCCGCCGAGCAGCCGGGATTCAGGGGCGAGCGGCTGGTGAACTCGATGTTCACCCTCTCGACGCTGGTCGGGCTGTCGGTGTCGCAGCTGACGCTGGGCACCATCGTGGCCAACCTCGGGTTCTCTGAGGTGTCGTTCCCCAAACCGGTCTTCCACGGCGACACCCTGTACGCCGAGACCATATGCACCGGCAAACGCGAATCGAAGAGCCGGCCCGGCGAGGGCATCGTCACCCTCGAACACACCGGGCGCAACCAGCACGGCGACGTCGTCGCGCGCGCCGTGCGTACCACGCTGGTCCAGAAACGGCCGGCACGGTGA